The Kordia sp. SMS9 DNA window AAATTTCACTTTGGCTGGTGTTGGTATACTTTCCTTTTAATCCGCCACATTCTACAAAACCCTTATCAGCAATCAACTCCACAATGTCTTCATCTTCTTTGTAAATATTTGTATCACCCAAAATGATCATATTGCGATCTTCAAAAGACATTTTGCTCATTTTCTTTTTCATGATTTTCATCAATAGTTTGACTTCTTCTTTTCGAATTTCTTTATCGCTAGGACCATCACCATTGCCTCCTTCTCCTGGATGTAGATGCAGACTTACTATTGAAAACTTTTGCCAACCGCTTTCAAACCCTGTAAAACTTGGCGTTCGTTTTAGTTGACGAATGATTGGATTCTCGTTCATCATTTCAGGAGAAATGACCAATTCGCCAGACAAACCAGAATGTGTGACACGCCTGGAATCGTACATAAATCCAAAACGTTCATTGTTTCCTGAACTTCCTTCTGTCACATCACTCAAGGTATGTTTCCAGTGACTTCCAAGCAATTTAAGCACCTTTTTAAATTCAGATATATCTTTATTTACTTCTTGTAATGCGACAATATCAAAGGCATTGATAATTTCTGCGATATAATATAATGATTCTGCGGTTCTGTTTTTGATTTCCCCAAAATTTTTAATATTCCACGAACAGAGCAATAAATTATCATCTACTTTTTTAGCAGGAACTTTTTCAACCAAACCTTCTTTTAGTCGAATTAGGTTTTCAATGGTTCGTTTTTTGTCTTCATCTGTTAGTAAACGCTTAAAGTGATTCTTCCTAGAATCGAGCATTATCAAAGAATAACGGTCATTTTTTAGGTCTTTATCCGGACGTATATCATTGTACCACATAACTGAAAAAATTAGTTTTATAGAGAATTACTTACATAAGTTACTGATTTTTTAGACATCAACACTATGGTAAACTGTAAATGTTTATAAATTAATGGTTTATGGAATTATTTTACATAAAAAAAATCAAATCGTTTGTTTATTTTAAATGCAATTCCCCAATTTTTTCTATTGAGATGTTGGGTAAAATTATCTGAAATCACAAAGTAATACCAATTCTACTACAAAATGTGATGTATAGAATTTAAGATTACTATTCGCGTATTTAAGACATAAAATCAAAGTATAGCCTTCGTCTTTGTAGAGATGATGAAGAGAAACTGGTGTAGGTTATATAACAAACGCATAACTCCAAAAAGCTATGCGTTTGTTATCTATAATTTTCTTAATTACTTATAAAGGTCATTACGTGAGCTGCCGTTTATAAATAATGAGAAACATTTATTCTTTTATCAAGGTAACATTTACGGCATTCAGCCCTTTTTTTCCTTGTTCTAGTTCAAAAGTTACTTTATCATTTTCGTCAATGTCATCAATAATTCCACTGATATGTGTGAAGTATTTTTCATTATTTTCAGCATCTATGATAAAGCCAAATCCTTTAGAACTGTTGAAGAAAGAGACTTTTCCTTTGCGAATTGGATCAATTTCTTCTTTGTCGCTTTCCAACGTTTTGGGAATACTTATTTCGATGGATTCAGCTTCGTATTTCACTTTTTGAGATGGATCAGGCGGCGTATCTGTTAGATTTCCATTGTGGTCCACATACGCGAACTCAATACCTTTCTTTCCACTTTCTTTTGCTTCGGCTTTTCGCGCAGCCATTTTTTTGCGCTTCTCTTCTTTCTTCTTTAATCGTTTTTTTACCTTTTCAGTTTTATTAAATGTTTGTTGTGATCTACCCATTCAGATTTTAAAATTGTTTTTTATGTAATAATTAATATGGTATCAATATACGTTTTTCTTTTTTAGATTGACGCTAAGAATTGATGAAATATGCAGAAACTAAAAAAGTCTACCAAATTTTGATAGACTTTTTTGTTTAAGATCGAATATATATTTAGATAACTTTTACGTTTACTGCGTTTAATCCTTTCCTACCTTCTGTGAGGTCAAATTCAACTTCGTCACCTTCGCGAACTTCGTCAACTAATCCTGAAATGTGTACAAAATGTTCTTTGTTTGATCCTTCTTCAGTGATGAATCCAAACCCTTTGGTATCATTGAAGAATTTTACTGTTCCTTTACTCATTGTAATAAAATTTATATTTTGCACAAAGATGAGACCAATAATTTGATTTACAATGGATCAATGGCATTTTTTTTAAATTTTACTAGGATAAATGTCTTAATATGTGCAAAATGCGTTTCAATTCGCTTAGAAATGAACAAATTATACGGAAAGTCACTGCGAATCAATTTCTGCTTTCGGATAATCTGTATATCCTTTTTTGCCTGTAGTATAAAAAGTATCTGCATCCCAATCAGCCAACGGAATTACATGTTCAAAACGTTCTACCAAGTCTGGATTGGAAATGTATGGTTTTCCATACGCCACCAAATCAGCTTCTCCATCTTCTATAACTTTATTTCCTTTTTCTTGATCAAAATCTGTATTGATCATCAAAGTTCCATTGTATAAAGGTCGAAAATGTGTTGCTATATTTGTGACGGCGTGTTCTACATCAGACACATCAGTAAAAGGTTCGGACAAATGCACATACGCCAAATCGTAGTCGTTGAGTTTTTTAATAATATATTCAAACGTGGGAATGGTTGCTGAATCTATCGTAATTCCCGACATTCCATGCAACGACGGATTGAAACGGACGCCAATTTTCTGTTCGGGCATTGCTGCTTTCATCGCGTCCAATGTTTCAAAGAAAAACCGTGCATTATTTTCAATACTTCCGCCATATTTATCGGTTCGTACATTGGAACAGTTGGTAAAAAACTGATGAAATAAATATCCGTTGGACGAATGCACTTCTACGCCATCAAAACCTGCTTCCATGGCGTTTTTCCCAGCATTGACAAAGTCTTGAATGGTGCTGTCAATATCTGTTTGTGTCATGGCGCGTGGCGTTACGGTATCTTTAAAACCTGCTGGTGTATATGATTTTCGATTCGGATTGATGGCAGAAGGCGCTACTGGCAATTTGCCATTGTGGAAATCAGGATGCGAAATTCGTCCTACATGCCACAATTGAATAAAGATTTTTCCACCGTGATCATGCACGCGTTTCGTTACTTTTTTCCAACCTTCTACTTGTGCTTTTGAGTAAATTCCGGGTGTGTGAATGTATCCGACCGCTTCTTGGGAAACCTGAGCACCTTCTGTAATAATTAATCCCGCTGAAGCTCTTTGTTCGTAGTAGATTCCGTGTAAATCATCCGTTGGTACGTTTCCGTTAGTATTGGCTCTACTGCGCGTCATTGGCGCCATAATGACTCTGTTTTTGAGTTGTAAATTTTTGGAAGTATACGGTTGTAAAAGTGGTTTTTGCGTCATGAAGATTTTTTTGTAAAAATACGCTTTGTTGTATAATTTTTAGATAGCTACTTAAAAAAAGCACGCACAGGTGTATCAATTTTTAATACAGATTCTTGATCGAATAATTGTTTGTAATTGTTAATGACGTAGACAATATCCAAGCTGTCTTGTTTGCTGCCTTTGTTGAGATAAATGATCAATCTGGAGTTTTCTGAAACCGTTTCACCTTTTGGGTTGGTCCAAAAACCTTTAGTTTGTATTTCTGTATAGCCAGAAAATCGTTTGCTGATATAATCGACTTTAAATGCATTCCATTCTTTTTCTGTAACGATTCCATTCTTTTTGGAAAGTCCAAAATACAGTTCTGTTTTAATATAATTTGATTGAAACTTAGAAGTGCCACATCCAACAAAAGATGCGGTAATGACAATGATAATGAGCGTTCTTAAATAAATTTTCATAGTATTTTTAAAAATATTTAGTGTAATACGTAGTGAATGTACAGAATTTTTATAATATATTTCTTACTTTTAAGAATAATAAACTACTAATATAACCATCCTACTTTATGAATTCATCATTTAAAGAAAAAGCACCTGAAT harbors:
- a CDS encoding endonuclease/exonuclease/phosphatase family protein is translated as MWYNDIRPDKDLKNDRYSLIMLDSRKNHFKRLLTDEDKKRTIENLIRLKEGLVEKVPAKKVDDNLLLCSWNIKNFGEIKNRTAESLYYIAEIINAFDIVALQEVNKDISEFKKVLKLLGSHWKHTLSDVTEGSSGNNERFGFMYDSRRVTHSGLSGELVISPEMMNENPIIRQLKRTPSFTGFESGWQKFSIVSLHLHPGEGGNGDGPSDKEIRKEEVKLLMKIMKKKMSKMSFEDRNMIILGDTNIYKEDEDIVELIADKGFVECGGLKGKYTNTSQSEIYDRIFLKVQDYFKIGTDAAGNELGDVFHLFDYVYKNEPSEIKKYHKLMLKHKGNPSTLTSDAKFKTYFNRYWKRDQMSDHLPVWLEIKTNSSVNFLKNTLKKF
- a CDS encoding cold-shock protein gives rise to the protein MGRSQQTFNKTEKVKKRLKKKEEKRKKMAARKAEAKESGKKGIEFAYVDHNGNLTDTPPDPSQKVKYEAESIEISIPKTLESDKEEIDPIRKGKVSFFNSSKGFGFIIDAENNEKYFTHISGIIDDIDENDKVTFELEQGKKGLNAVNVTLIKE
- a CDS encoding cold-shock protein, which encodes MSKGTVKFFNDTKGFGFITEEGSNKEHFVHISGLVDEVREGDEVEFDLTEGRKGLNAVNVKVI
- a CDS encoding alkene reductase yields the protein MTQKPLLQPYTSKNLQLKNRVIMAPMTRSRANTNGNVPTDDLHGIYYEQRASAGLIITEGAQVSQEAVGYIHTPGIYSKAQVEGWKKVTKRVHDHGGKIFIQLWHVGRISHPDFHNGKLPVAPSAINPNRKSYTPAGFKDTVTPRAMTQTDIDSTIQDFVNAGKNAMEAGFDGVEVHSSNGYLFHQFFTNCSNVRTDKYGGSIENNARFFFETLDAMKAAMPEQKIGVRFNPSLHGMSGITIDSATIPTFEYIIKKLNDYDLAYVHLSEPFTDVSDVEHAVTNIATHFRPLYNGTLMINTDFDQEKGNKVIEDGEADLVAYGKPYISNPDLVERFEHVIPLADWDADTFYTTGKKGYTDYPKAEIDSQ
- a CDS encoding DUF3574 domain-containing protein; the protein is MKIYLRTLIIIVITASFVGCGTSKFQSNYIKTELYFGLSKKNGIVTEKEWNAFKVDYISKRFSGYTEIQTKGFWTNPKGETVSENSRLIIYLNKGSKQDSLDIVYVINNYKQLFDQESVLKIDTPVRAFFK